The bacterium genome includes a region encoding these proteins:
- a CDS encoding ATP-dependent Clp protease adaptor ClpS, protein MKSVLEMISPVVDEHTKTEKSPSDSTTLDSPMRVILFNDDVHTFDEVIGQLIKATGCTSAKAEALAWEVHTTGKAVCYEGELSECLRVSGVLEEIGLHTQIEP, encoded by the coding sequence ATGAAATCCGTTTTGGAAATGATTTCGCCCGTTGTGGATGAACATACGAAGACGGAAAAATCACCGTCGGATTCCACGACGCTCGATTCACCGATGCGCGTCATTTTGTTCAATGATGACGTTCATACGTTTGACGAAGTCATCGGGCAATTGATCAAAGCCACCGGATGTACTTCCGCCAAAGCCGAAGCGCTGGCATGGGAAGTTCACACGACCGGCAAAGCCGTTTGTTATGAAGGTGAATTAAGCGAATGTTTGCGCGTCAGCGGCGTACTTGAGGAAATTGGATTGCACACGCAGATTGAACCATAG